The Propionibacterium freudenreichii subsp. freudenreichii genome contains a region encoding:
- a CDS encoding GNAT family N-acetyltransferase, with product MVLSGGASPPGSPPCCQGGTVSTVNVENNPKQGRYEAHIDGDLAGFAEYMLSGDKLIVFTHTEVEPNFEGQGVGSKIARFALDDVRDDGSRSVLPLCPFIKGWILRHPDYKDLVYRAKPSNVKD from the coding sequence ATGGTGTTATCTGGCGGGGCCTCCCCTCCGGGGAGCCCCCCGTGTTGCCAAGGAGGCACCGTGAGCACTGTCAACGTTGAGAACAACCCGAAGCAGGGACGCTACGAAGCACATATCGACGGCGATCTCGCCGGCTTCGCCGAGTACATGTTGTCGGGTGACAAGCTTATCGTGTTCACCCACACCGAGGTGGAGCCCAACTTCGAGGGCCAGGGCGTGGGCAGCAAGATCGCCCGCTTCGCGCTGGACGACGTCCGCGACGATGGTTCGCGTTCGGTCCTGCCGCTGTGCCCCTTCATCAAGGGCTGGATCCTGCGTCACCCCGATTACAAGGACCTCGTGTACCGCGCCAAGCCGTCCAATGTGAAGGACTGA
- a CDS encoding FKBP-type peptidyl-prolyl cis-trans isomerase, with amino-acid sequence MTNPNKPEVTLPDEAPDDLVIEDIVEGTGPEAKAGDLVDVHYVGVALSNGQEFDSSYGRGEPLSFQLGVGQVISGWDNGVQGMKVGGRRRLVIPPQLGYGARGAGGVIKPNETLVFVCDLVGIH; translated from the coding sequence ATGACTAATCCGAACAAGCCCGAGGTCACGCTGCCCGATGAGGCACCCGACGACCTGGTGATCGAAGACATCGTGGAGGGCACTGGCCCGGAGGCGAAGGCCGGCGACCTGGTGGACGTGCACTATGTGGGCGTGGCCCTGAGCAACGGCCAGGAATTCGATTCCAGCTACGGCCGTGGCGAGCCGCTCAGCTTCCAGCTGGGTGTCGGCCAGGTGATCAGCGGATGGGACAATGGCGTGCAGGGCATGAAGGTCGGTGGCCGACGCCGCCTCGTGATCCCCCCGCAGCTCGGCTACGGCGCGCGCGGCGCCGGTGGCGTGATCAAGCCCAATGAGACGCTCGTGTTCGTCTGTGACCTGGTGGGCATCCACTAA
- a CDS encoding (4Fe-4S)-binding protein, with translation MARKTYTGPEVDVTFDGEVCRHAAECVRGMPEVFDIDKRPWINPTVADTPELAQHLRDVVSRCPSGALRIVEHPVEA, from the coding sequence ATGGCCCGCAAGACATACACCGGCCCCGAGGTCGACGTGACCTTCGACGGCGAGGTCTGCCGGCACGCTGCGGAGTGCGTACGCGGCATGCCCGAGGTCTTCGACATCGACAAGCGTCCCTGGATCAACCCGACGGTGGCTGACACCCCTGAGCTGGCACAGCATCTGCGCGATGTCGTCTCGCGTTGCCCCTCCGGTGCGCTGCGCATCGTGGAGCATCCCGTCGAGGCATAG